From the Theobroma cacao cultivar B97-61/B2 chromosome 2, Criollo_cocoa_genome_V2, whole genome shotgun sequence genome, one window contains:
- the LOC18610590 gene encoding guanine nucleotide exchange factor SPIKE 1 isoform X4, with product MDSNVSGNGNGGGGYRFRRIPRHFLPHLKLDPLLDENLEQWPHLNELVQCYRSDWVKDDNKYGHYETISPVSFQNQIFEGPDTDIETEMQLASARQIKAEDATDDDVPSSSGRQFTNADITKHFGQSPLPAYEPAFDWGNERSMIFGQRISETATTQYGSGLKISVKVLSLSFQAGLVEPFYGTICIYNRERREKLSEDFYFCELPSEMQDAKVPLEHHGIFYLDAPSASICLLIQLEKPATEEGGVTPSVYSRKEPVHLTERERQKLQVWSRIMPYSESFAWAIVPLFDNSIGAASGGSASPSSPLAPSISGSSSHEGVFEPIAKVTSDGKLGYSSGSSVIVEISNLNKVKESYTEESLQDPKRKVHKPVKGVLKLEIEKHQTVHTELENVSESGSVTNDFLDPADPVADMLFSKSPGNGLDGPQSSNSKWISSDGKDVSGNGSNTQGNPDFCADNFQAFDFRTTMRNEPFLQLFHCLYVYPLTVSLSRKRNLFIRVELRKDDADARRQPLEAMYPRERGSSLQKCAHTQVAVGARVACYHDEIKVSLPAVWTPSHHLLFTFFHVDLQTKLEAPKPVVIGYASLPLSTHAQLRSEISLPIMRELVPHYLQDSGKAINSLKNVDSTALLQFLHPILNMLLHLIGNGGETLQVAAFRAMVNILTRVQQESVDDAERNRSLVNYVDYAFDDFGGRQPPVYPGLSTVWGSLARSKAKGYRVGPVYDDVLAMAWFFLELIVKSMALEQTRLFYHSLPLDEDVPPMQLKEGVFRCIMQLYDCLLTEVHERCKKGLSLAKRLNSSLAFFCYDLLSVIEPRQVFELVSLYLDKFSGVCQSVLHDCKLIFLQIICDHDLFVEMPGRDPSDRNYLSSVLIQEIFLTWDHDDLSQRAKAARILVVLLCKHEFDGRYQKPEDKLYIAQLYFPLIGQILDEMPVFYNLNAAEKREVLIIILQIVRNLDEASVVKAWQQSIARTRLFFKLMEECLVLFEHRKPADGMLIGSSSRNPVGDGPTSPKYSDKLSPAINNYLSEASRQDVRPQGTPDNGYLWQRVNSQLSSPSQPYSLREALAQAQSSRIGASAQALRESLHPILRQKLELWEENLSAAVSLQVLEMSEKFSVMAASHSIATDYGKLDCLSSIIMSFFSRNQPLAFWKAFLPVFNHVFDLHGATLMARDNDRFLKQVAFHLLRLAVFRNDNIRKRAVIGLQILVKSSFYFMQTARLRVMLTITLSELMSDMQVTQMKSDGTLEESGEARRLRKSLEEMSDEVKSSGLLNECGLPENSLLVTPENFEENRWSWSEVKSLSGSLLLALDASLEHALLASVMSMDRYAAAESFYKLAMAFAPVPDLHIMWLLHLCDAHQEMQSWAEAAQCAVAVAGVVMQALVARNDGVWSKDHVTALRKICPMVSSEITSEASAAEVEGYGASKLTVDSAVKYLQLANKLFSQAELYHFCASILELVIPVYKSRRAYGQLAKCHTLLTNIYESILEQESSPIPFTDATYYRVGFYGERFGKLDRKEYVYREPRDVRLGDIMEKLSHIYESRMDGNHTLHIIPDSRQVKAEELQPGVCYLQITAVDPVMEDEDLGSRRERIFSLSTGTVRARVFDRFLFDTPFTKNGKTQGGLEDQWKRRTVLQTEGSFPALVNRLLVIKSESLEFSPVENAIGMIETRTAALRNELEEPRSSEGDQLPRLQSLQRILQGSVAVQVNSGVLSVCTAFLSGEPATRLRSQELQQLIAALLEFMAVCKRAIRVHFRLIGEEDQDFHTQLVNGFQSLTAELSHYIPAILSEL from the exons ATGGATAGCAACGTTTCTGGCAATGGCAACGGGGGCGGGGGTTATCGCTTTCGTAGAATACCACGACACTTTCTCCCTCATCTCAAGCTGGATCCTTTG CTTGATGAAAATTTGGAGCAGTGGCCACATCTAAATGAACTCGTTCAGTGCTATAGAAGCGATTGGGTTAAAGATGATAACAAATATGGCCACTATGAAACTATCAGTCCTGTTTCCTTCCAGAATCAGATATTTGAAGGCCCGGATACTGATATTGAGACGG AAATGCAGCTTGCCAGTGCGAGGCAAATTAAAGCTGAAGATGCTACCGATGATGACGTCCCAAGTTCCTCAGGAAGGCAATTTACCAACGCTGATATTACAAAG CATTTTGGTCAGTCTCCCCTCCCAGCTTATGAACCAGCTTTTGACTGGGGAAATGAGAGGTCAATGATATTTGGCCAAAGGATTTCAGAAACCGCTACAACACAGTATGGCAG TGGATTGAAGATCTCAGTCAAAGTTCTGTCCCTTTCCTTTCAAGCTGGACTTGTTG AGCCATTCTATGGAACCATTTGCATATATAATAgggagagaagagaaaaactgTCGGAAGATTTCTATTTTTGTGAGCTACCAAGTGAAATGCAGGAT GCTAAAGTGCCTTTAGAACATCATGGAATATTCTATTTAGATGCTCCATCAGCGTCAATCTGTTTGCTAATCCAGTTAGAGAAGCCTGCAACAGAAGAAGGCGGTGTAACCCCTTCAGTTTATTCACGTAAAGAACCG GTGCACTTGACTGAGAGAGAGAGGCAGAAGCTGCAGGTGTGGTCTCGTATAATGCCTTACAGTGAGTCCTTCGCCTGGGCTATTGTTCCATTATTTGATAACAGCATTGGTGCAGCTTCTGGTGGATCTGCTTCTCCTAGTAGCCCTCTTGCTCCCAGCATTTCTGGGTCGAGTTCTCATGAGGGTGTGTTTGAACCTATTGCAAAGGTTACATCAGATGGAAAGCTGGGTTATTCTAGTGGAAGTTCTGTTATTGTTGAAATATCTAATCTAAATAAAGTGAAAGAAAGCTATACTGAGGAGTCACTTCAG GATCCTAAACGAAAGGTCCATAAACCTGTCAAAGGTGTTTTGAAATTGGAAATTGAGAAGCACCAGACTGTTCATACTGAGCTGGAAAATGTATCAGAAAGTGGCAGTGTGACAAATGATTTCCTGGATCCAGCGGATCCCGTTGCTGATATGCTGTTTTCAAAGAGTCCTGGAAATGGTCTGGATGGACCTCAGAGTAGCAACTCCAAGTGGATTTCGAGTGATGGGAAAGATGTCTCCGGAAATGGATCTAACACTCAGGGAAATCCAGATTTCTGTGCTGATAAT TTTCAGGCTTTTGACTTCCGTACAACAATGAGAAATGAGCCATTCTTGCAGCTCTTTCATTGTCTATATGTATATCCCTTAACTGTGAGTTTGAGTCGGAAAAGGAATCTATTCATACGAGTTGAGCTAAGAAAGGATGATGCAGATGCTCGTAGGCAGCCTTTAGAG GCAATGTATCCAAGGGAGCGTGGTTCATCACTCCAGAAATGTGCCCACACGCAAGTTGCTGTCGGTGCTAGGGTGGCCTGCTACCATGATGAGATTAAAGTTTCACTGCCTGCTGTCTGGACACCATCGCATCACCTTTTATTTACTTTCTTCCATGTCGATCTTCAAACTAAACTCGAAGCTCCAAAACCA GTAGTTATCGGATATGCATCACTTCCATTGTCCACCCATGCTCA ATTGCGGTCTGAAATTTCTTTACCAATAATGAGAGAACTGGTTCCACATTATCTCCAGGATTCTGGCAAG GCAATTAACAGCTTAAAGAATGTTGATTCCACTGCTTTGCTTCAGTTTCTTCACCCAATTCTGAATATGCTTCTCCATCTTATAGGGAATGGTGGAGAAACCCTTCAG GTTGCTGCATTCAGAGCCATGGTCAATATCCTAACCAG ggTGCAGCAAGAGTCAGTTGATGATGCTGAACGAAATCGCTCTCTAGTTAATTATGTAGATTATGCTTTTGATGACTTTGGTGGTCGTCAACCTCCAGTTTATCCGGGTTTGTCTACTGTGTGGGGTAGCTTGGCTCGTAGTAAG GCTAAGGGTTATCGTGTTGGACCAGTATATGATGATGTGCTGGCAATGGCTTGGTTTTTTCTTGAGCTAATTGTCAAGTCAATGGCATTGGAGCAAACACGTCTGTTCTATCATAGTCTTCCATTAG aTGAAGATGTTCCACCAATGCAATTGAAAGAGGGTGTGTTCAGATGTATAATGCAGCTGTATGATTGCCTTCTAACTGAAGTTCATGAGCGTTGTAAGAAAGGGCTAAGCTTGGCGAAACGATTGAACAGCAGTTTGGCATTCTTTTGTTATGATCTTTTGTCTGTCATTGAGCCTCGCCAAGTTTTCGAATTG GTGTCCTTGTATCTGGACAAGTTTTCTGGGGTATGTCAATCAGTTCTGCATGATTGCAAGCTAATATTTTTGCAGATAATATGTGATCATGATCTTTTTGTGGAAATGCCTGGGAGAGACCCTTCAGATAG GAACTATCTGTCTTCTGTCTTGATTCAAGAAATTTTCCTTACTTGGGATCATGATGATTTATCTCAGCGTGCTAAG GCAGCTAGAATTTTGGTAGTTCTTTTATGTAAGCATGAGTTTGACGGTCGGTATCAAAAGCCTGAAGACAAGCTATATATTGCCCAACTATATTTTCCTCTTATTGGCCAG ATTCTAGATGAAATGCCTGTATTTTACAACTTAAATGCTGCTGAAAAGCGTGAAGTTTTGATTATTATCTTGCAAATCGTGCGTAATCTGGATGAGGCATCAGTTGTCAAGGCTTGGCAGCAAAGCATTGCTCGAACTAGATTATTCTTCAAACTCATGGAGGAATGCCTGGTTCTTTTTGAG CACAGAAAGCCTGCTGATGGTATGCTTATAGGCAGCAGTTCTCGCAATCCTGTAGGTGATGGACCTACTTCACCAAAATACTCTGATAAGCTTTCCCCTGCAATTAACAATTATCTATCTGAGGCATCAAGACAAGATGTTAGA CCGCAGGGAACACCTGACAATGGTTACTTGTGGCAGAGGGTGAATTCTCAGCTAAGCTCCCCAAGCCAGCCATATTCCTTGAGAGAAGCTCTGGCTCAGGCACAATCTTCTAGGATTGGAGCTTCAGCCCAAGCACTTAGAGAATCTTTGCACCCCATTTTGCGACAAAAGCTG GAGCTTTGGGAAGAAAACTTGAGTGCTGCTGTTAGTCTTCAGGTTTTGGAAATGTCTGAGAAATTTTCTGTGATGGCAGCATCCCATAGCATTGCTACAGATTATGGAAAACTTGATTGTTTATCATCTATAATTATGAGCTTCTTTTCCCGAAATCAGCCACTGGCTTTCTGGAAAGCTTTCTTACCTGTTTTCAACCATGTCTTTGATCTTCATGGGGCAACCCTAATGGCTAGGGACAATGATCGATTCTTAAAGCAAGTTGCTTTTCATCTTCTTCGGCTTGCAGTCTTCCGAAATGATAATATTAGGAAAAGAGCGGTTATTGGGCTTCAAATACTTGTGAAG AGTTCTTTCTACTTCATGCAGACTGCGAGGTTGAGGGTCATGCTGACTATTACATTATCCGAGCTAATGTCTGACATGCAGGTGACTCAGATGAAGTCTGATGGGACACTTGAAGAAAGCGGTGAAGCACGGCGGCTTCGAAAATCTTTGGAGGAAATGTCAGATGAGGTCAAGAGCTCTGGCCTATTGAATGAGTGTGGACTTCCTGAGAATTCTCTATTGGTGACTccagaaaattttgaagagaaTCGATGGTCCTGGTCAGAAGTGAAATCTCTCTCTGGCAGTCTTCTTCTGGCCCTTGATGCTAGTCTGGAGCATGCACTGTTG GCCTCTGTGATGTCAATGGATAGATATGCAGCGGCAGAAAGCTTTTACAAGCTTGCAATGGCATTTGCCCCTGTCCCAGATCTTCACATAATGTGGTTGCTGCATTTGTGTGATGCACATCAAGAAATGCAGTCTTGGGCTGAAGCTGCACAGTGTGCTGTGGCTGTTGCTGGTGTTGTAATGCAG GCCCTTGTTGCTAGAAATGATGGTGTTTGGAGCAAGGATCATGTGACAGCTCTACGTAAAATTTGTCCTATGGTCAGCAGTGAAATAACATCTGAGGCATCAGCTGCTGAGGTTGAGGGATATGGTGCTTCCAAGCTCACTGTTGACTCTGCTGTTAAGTACCTACAGCTTGCAAATAAGCTTTTCTCTCAAGCTGAGCTCTATCATTTCTGTGCAAGCATTTTGGAACTTGTAATTCCAGTTTATAAGAGCAGAAGGGCATACGGACAGCTGGCTAAATGTCATACATTGCTCACAAATATCTACGAATCAATCCTTGAGCAGGAGTCAAGCCCTATTCCATTCACTGATGCTACTTATTATAGGGTTGGATTCTACGGGGAGAGATTTGGCAAGCTGGACCGGAAGGAATATGTTTACCGAGAACCTCGTGATGTACGCTTGGGTGACATAATGGAAAAACTTAGTCATATATATGAATCTAGGATGGATGGTAATCATACTTTGCACATTATCCCTGATTCAAGACAAGTGAAGGCAGAGGAGTTGCAGCCTGGAGTCTGTTACCTGCAAATAACGGCTGTTGATCCAGTCATGGAAGATGAAGATTTGGGAAGCAGAAGGGAGAGAATCTTTTCTCTTTCGACTGGAACTGTCCGTGCACGTGTCTTCGACCGCTTCTTGTTTGATACTCCATTCACAAAAAACGGCAAGACCCAAGGTGGATTGGAAGACCAATGGAAGAGGAGGACTGTTCTTCAGACTGAAGGCTCATTCCCTGCACTGGTCAATAGGCTCTTGGTCATAAAATCTGAATCACTTGAATTTTCCCCAGTAGAGAATGCAATTGGAATGATTGAAACTCGAACAGCTGCCTTACGAAATGAGCTTGAAGAGCCTCGTAGTTCTGAAGGAGATCAATTGCCACGTCTCCAGAGTCTGCAGAGAATTCTTCAAGGCAGTGTCGCAGTTCAA GTGAATAGTGGCGTTCTGAGTGTGTGCACAGCCTTCTTGTCAGGTGAACCTGCCACAAGGTTGCGTTCTCAGGAGCTACAGCAGCTCATTGCTGCACTCCTTGAATTTATGGCTGTTTGCAAGCGTGCAATTCGAGTACACTTCAGATTGATTGGAGAAGAAGACCAGGATTTCCACACACAACTAGTGAATGGATTTCAGTCTCTCACAGCAGAGCTATCTCATTACATCCCTGCGATTCTCTCAGAACTCTGA
- the LOC18610590 gene encoding guanine nucleotide exchange factor SPIKE 1 isoform X1 → MDSNVSGNGNGGGGYRFRRIPRHFLPHLKLDPLLDENLEQWPHLNELVQCYRSDWVKDDNKYGHYETISPVSFQNQIFEGPDTDIETEMQLASARQIKAEDATDDDVPSSSGRQFTNADITKHFGQSPLPAYEPAFDWGNERSMIFGQRISETATTQYGSGLKISVKVLSLSFQAGLVEPFYGTICIYNRERREKLSEDFYFCELPSEMQDAKVPLEHHGIFYLDAPSASICLLIQLEKPATEEGGVTPSVYSRKEPVHLTERERQKLQVWSRIMPYSESFAWAIVPLFDNSIGAASGGSASPSSPLAPSISGSSSHEGVFEPIAKVTSDGKLGYSSGSSVIVEISNLNKVKESYTEESLQDPKRKVHKPVKGVLKLEIEKHQTVHTELENVSESGSVTNDFLDPADPVADMLFSKSPGNGLDGPQSSNSKWISSDGKDVSGNGSNTQGNPDFCADNFQAFDFRTTMRNEPFLQLFHCLYVYPLTVSLSRKRNLFIRVELRKDDADARRQPLEAMYPRERGSSLQKCAHTQVAVGARVACYHDEIKVSLPAVWTPSHHLLFTFFHVDLQTKLEAPKPVVIGYASLPLSTHAQLRSEISLPIMRELVPHYLQDSGKERLDYLEDGKSIFKLRLRLCSSVYPINERIRDFFLEYDRHTLRTSPPWGSELLEAINSLKNVDSTALLQFLHPILNMLLHLIGNGGETLQVAAFRAMVNILTRVQQESVDDAERNRSLVNYVDYAFDDFGGRQPPVYPGLSTVWGSLARSKAKGYRVGPVYDDVLAMAWFFLELIVKSMALEQTRLFYHSLPLDEDVPPMQLKEGVFRCIMQLYDCLLTEVHERCKKGLSLAKRLNSSLAFFCYDLLSVIEPRQVFELVSLYLDKFSGVCQSVLHDCKLIFLQIICDHDLFVEMPGRDPSDRNYLSSVLIQEIFLTWDHDDLSQRAKAARILVVLLCKHEFDGRYQKPEDKLYIAQLYFPLIGQILDEMPVFYNLNAAEKREVLIIILQIVRNLDEASVVKAWQQSIARTRLFFKLMEECLVLFEHRKPADGMLIGSSSRNPVGDGPTSPKYSDKLSPAINNYLSEASRQDVRPQGTPDNGYLWQRVNSQLSSPSQPYSLREALAQAQSSRIGASAQALRESLHPILRQKLELWEENLSAAVSLQVLEMSEKFSVMAASHSIATDYGKLDCLSSIIMSFFSRNQPLAFWKAFLPVFNHVFDLHGATLMARDNDRFLKQVAFHLLRLAVFRNDNIRKRAVIGLQILVKSSFYFMQTARLRVMLTITLSELMSDMQVTQMKSDGTLEESGEARRLRKSLEEMSDEVKSSGLLNECGLPENSLLVTPENFEENRWSWSEVKSLSGSLLLALDASLEHALLASVMSMDRYAAAESFYKLAMAFAPVPDLHIMWLLHLCDAHQEMQSWAEAAQCAVAVAGVVMQALVARNDGVWSKDHVTALRKICPMVSSEITSEASAAEVEGYGASKLTVDSAVKYLQLANKLFSQAELYHFCASILELVIPVYKSRRAYGQLAKCHTLLTNIYESILEQESSPIPFTDATYYRVGFYGERFGKLDRKEYVYREPRDVRLGDIMEKLSHIYESRMDGNHTLHIIPDSRQVKAEELQPGVCYLQITAVDPVMEDEDLGSRRERIFSLSTGTVRARVFDRFLFDTPFTKNGKTQGGLEDQWKRRTVLQTEGSFPALVNRLLVIKSESLEFSPVENAIGMIETRTAALRNELEEPRSSEGDQLPRLQSLQRILQGSVAVQVNSGVLSVCTAFLSGEPATRLRSQELQQLIAALLEFMAVCKRAIRVHFRLIGEEDQDFHTQLVNGFQSLTAELSHYIPAILSEL, encoded by the exons ATGGATAGCAACGTTTCTGGCAATGGCAACGGGGGCGGGGGTTATCGCTTTCGTAGAATACCACGACACTTTCTCCCTCATCTCAAGCTGGATCCTTTG CTTGATGAAAATTTGGAGCAGTGGCCACATCTAAATGAACTCGTTCAGTGCTATAGAAGCGATTGGGTTAAAGATGATAACAAATATGGCCACTATGAAACTATCAGTCCTGTTTCCTTCCAGAATCAGATATTTGAAGGCCCGGATACTGATATTGAGACGG AAATGCAGCTTGCCAGTGCGAGGCAAATTAAAGCTGAAGATGCTACCGATGATGACGTCCCAAGTTCCTCAGGAAGGCAATTTACCAACGCTGATATTACAAAG CATTTTGGTCAGTCTCCCCTCCCAGCTTATGAACCAGCTTTTGACTGGGGAAATGAGAGGTCAATGATATTTGGCCAAAGGATTTCAGAAACCGCTACAACACAGTATGGCAG TGGATTGAAGATCTCAGTCAAAGTTCTGTCCCTTTCCTTTCAAGCTGGACTTGTTG AGCCATTCTATGGAACCATTTGCATATATAATAgggagagaagagaaaaactgTCGGAAGATTTCTATTTTTGTGAGCTACCAAGTGAAATGCAGGAT GCTAAAGTGCCTTTAGAACATCATGGAATATTCTATTTAGATGCTCCATCAGCGTCAATCTGTTTGCTAATCCAGTTAGAGAAGCCTGCAACAGAAGAAGGCGGTGTAACCCCTTCAGTTTATTCACGTAAAGAACCG GTGCACTTGACTGAGAGAGAGAGGCAGAAGCTGCAGGTGTGGTCTCGTATAATGCCTTACAGTGAGTCCTTCGCCTGGGCTATTGTTCCATTATTTGATAACAGCATTGGTGCAGCTTCTGGTGGATCTGCTTCTCCTAGTAGCCCTCTTGCTCCCAGCATTTCTGGGTCGAGTTCTCATGAGGGTGTGTTTGAACCTATTGCAAAGGTTACATCAGATGGAAAGCTGGGTTATTCTAGTGGAAGTTCTGTTATTGTTGAAATATCTAATCTAAATAAAGTGAAAGAAAGCTATACTGAGGAGTCACTTCAG GATCCTAAACGAAAGGTCCATAAACCTGTCAAAGGTGTTTTGAAATTGGAAATTGAGAAGCACCAGACTGTTCATACTGAGCTGGAAAATGTATCAGAAAGTGGCAGTGTGACAAATGATTTCCTGGATCCAGCGGATCCCGTTGCTGATATGCTGTTTTCAAAGAGTCCTGGAAATGGTCTGGATGGACCTCAGAGTAGCAACTCCAAGTGGATTTCGAGTGATGGGAAAGATGTCTCCGGAAATGGATCTAACACTCAGGGAAATCCAGATTTCTGTGCTGATAAT TTTCAGGCTTTTGACTTCCGTACAACAATGAGAAATGAGCCATTCTTGCAGCTCTTTCATTGTCTATATGTATATCCCTTAACTGTGAGTTTGAGTCGGAAAAGGAATCTATTCATACGAGTTGAGCTAAGAAAGGATGATGCAGATGCTCGTAGGCAGCCTTTAGAG GCAATGTATCCAAGGGAGCGTGGTTCATCACTCCAGAAATGTGCCCACACGCAAGTTGCTGTCGGTGCTAGGGTGGCCTGCTACCATGATGAGATTAAAGTTTCACTGCCTGCTGTCTGGACACCATCGCATCACCTTTTATTTACTTTCTTCCATGTCGATCTTCAAACTAAACTCGAAGCTCCAAAACCA GTAGTTATCGGATATGCATCACTTCCATTGTCCACCCATGCTCA ATTGCGGTCTGAAATTTCTTTACCAATAATGAGAGAACTGGTTCCACATTATCTCCAGGATTCTGGCAAG GAGAGGTTGGATTATTTGGAAGATGGAAAAAGTATTTTCAAATTGCGCTTAAGACTATGTTCGTCTGTGTACCCAATTAATGAGCGCATCAGggatttttttcttgaatatGATAGACACACTCTTCGAACAAGCCCACCTTGGGGTTCTGAACTTTTGGag GCAATTAACAGCTTAAAGAATGTTGATTCCACTGCTTTGCTTCAGTTTCTTCACCCAATTCTGAATATGCTTCTCCATCTTATAGGGAATGGTGGAGAAACCCTTCAG GTTGCTGCATTCAGAGCCATGGTCAATATCCTAACCAG ggTGCAGCAAGAGTCAGTTGATGATGCTGAACGAAATCGCTCTCTAGTTAATTATGTAGATTATGCTTTTGATGACTTTGGTGGTCGTCAACCTCCAGTTTATCCGGGTTTGTCTACTGTGTGGGGTAGCTTGGCTCGTAGTAAG GCTAAGGGTTATCGTGTTGGACCAGTATATGATGATGTGCTGGCAATGGCTTGGTTTTTTCTTGAGCTAATTGTCAAGTCAATGGCATTGGAGCAAACACGTCTGTTCTATCATAGTCTTCCATTAG aTGAAGATGTTCCACCAATGCAATTGAAAGAGGGTGTGTTCAGATGTATAATGCAGCTGTATGATTGCCTTCTAACTGAAGTTCATGAGCGTTGTAAGAAAGGGCTAAGCTTGGCGAAACGATTGAACAGCAGTTTGGCATTCTTTTGTTATGATCTTTTGTCTGTCATTGAGCCTCGCCAAGTTTTCGAATTG GTGTCCTTGTATCTGGACAAGTTTTCTGGGGTATGTCAATCAGTTCTGCATGATTGCAAGCTAATATTTTTGCAGATAATATGTGATCATGATCTTTTTGTGGAAATGCCTGGGAGAGACCCTTCAGATAG GAACTATCTGTCTTCTGTCTTGATTCAAGAAATTTTCCTTACTTGGGATCATGATGATTTATCTCAGCGTGCTAAG GCAGCTAGAATTTTGGTAGTTCTTTTATGTAAGCATGAGTTTGACGGTCGGTATCAAAAGCCTGAAGACAAGCTATATATTGCCCAACTATATTTTCCTCTTATTGGCCAG ATTCTAGATGAAATGCCTGTATTTTACAACTTAAATGCTGCTGAAAAGCGTGAAGTTTTGATTATTATCTTGCAAATCGTGCGTAATCTGGATGAGGCATCAGTTGTCAAGGCTTGGCAGCAAAGCATTGCTCGAACTAGATTATTCTTCAAACTCATGGAGGAATGCCTGGTTCTTTTTGAG CACAGAAAGCCTGCTGATGGTATGCTTATAGGCAGCAGTTCTCGCAATCCTGTAGGTGATGGACCTACTTCACCAAAATACTCTGATAAGCTTTCCCCTGCAATTAACAATTATCTATCTGAGGCATCAAGACAAGATGTTAGA CCGCAGGGAACACCTGACAATGGTTACTTGTGGCAGAGGGTGAATTCTCAGCTAAGCTCCCCAAGCCAGCCATATTCCTTGAGAGAAGCTCTGGCTCAGGCACAATCTTCTAGGATTGGAGCTTCAGCCCAAGCACTTAGAGAATCTTTGCACCCCATTTTGCGACAAAAGCTG GAGCTTTGGGAAGAAAACTTGAGTGCTGCTGTTAGTCTTCAGGTTTTGGAAATGTCTGAGAAATTTTCTGTGATGGCAGCATCCCATAGCATTGCTACAGATTATGGAAAACTTGATTGTTTATCATCTATAATTATGAGCTTCTTTTCCCGAAATCAGCCACTGGCTTTCTGGAAAGCTTTCTTACCTGTTTTCAACCATGTCTTTGATCTTCATGGGGCAACCCTAATGGCTAGGGACAATGATCGATTCTTAAAGCAAGTTGCTTTTCATCTTCTTCGGCTTGCAGTCTTCCGAAATGATAATATTAGGAAAAGAGCGGTTATTGGGCTTCAAATACTTGTGAAG AGTTCTTTCTACTTCATGCAGACTGCGAGGTTGAGGGTCATGCTGACTATTACATTATCCGAGCTAATGTCTGACATGCAGGTGACTCAGATGAAGTCTGATGGGACACTTGAAGAAAGCGGTGAAGCACGGCGGCTTCGAAAATCTTTGGAGGAAATGTCAGATGAGGTCAAGAGCTCTGGCCTATTGAATGAGTGTGGACTTCCTGAGAATTCTCTATTGGTGACTccagaaaattttgaagagaaTCGATGGTCCTGGTCAGAAGTGAAATCTCTCTCTGGCAGTCTTCTTCTGGCCCTTGATGCTAGTCTGGAGCATGCACTGTTG GCCTCTGTGATGTCAATGGATAGATATGCAGCGGCAGAAAGCTTTTACAAGCTTGCAATGGCATTTGCCCCTGTCCCAGATCTTCACATAATGTGGTTGCTGCATTTGTGTGATGCACATCAAGAAATGCAGTCTTGGGCTGAAGCTGCACAGTGTGCTGTGGCTGTTGCTGGTGTTGTAATGCAG GCCCTTGTTGCTAGAAATGATGGTGTTTGGAGCAAGGATCATGTGACAGCTCTACGTAAAATTTGTCCTATGGTCAGCAGTGAAATAACATCTGAGGCATCAGCTGCTGAGGTTGAGGGATATGGTGCTTCCAAGCTCACTGTTGACTCTGCTGTTAAGTACCTACAGCTTGCAAATAAGCTTTTCTCTCAAGCTGAGCTCTATCATTTCTGTGCAAGCATTTTGGAACTTGTAATTCCAGTTTATAAGAGCAGAAGGGCATACGGACAGCTGGCTAAATGTCATACATTGCTCACAAATATCTACGAATCAATCCTTGAGCAGGAGTCAAGCCCTATTCCATTCACTGATGCTACTTATTATAGGGTTGGATTCTACGGGGAGAGATTTGGCAAGCTGGACCGGAAGGAATATGTTTACCGAGAACCTCGTGATGTACGCTTGGGTGACATAATGGAAAAACTTAGTCATATATATGAATCTAGGATGGATGGTAATCATACTTTGCACATTATCCCTGATTCAAGACAAGTGAAGGCAGAGGAGTTGCAGCCTGGAGTCTGTTACCTGCAAATAACGGCTGTTGATCCAGTCATGGAAGATGAAGATTTGGGAAGCAGAAGGGAGAGAATCTTTTCTCTTTCGACTGGAACTGTCCGTGCACGTGTCTTCGACCGCTTCTTGTTTGATACTCCATTCACAAAAAACGGCAAGACCCAAGGTGGATTGGAAGACCAATGGAAGAGGAGGACTGTTCTTCAGACTGAAGGCTCATTCCCTGCACTGGTCAATAGGCTCTTGGTCATAAAATCTGAATCACTTGAATTTTCCCCAGTAGAGAATGCAATTGGAATGATTGAAACTCGAACAGCTGCCTTACGAAATGAGCTTGAAGAGCCTCGTAGTTCTGAAGGAGATCAATTGCCACGTCTCCAGAGTCTGCAGAGAATTCTTCAAGGCAGTGTCGCAGTTCAA GTGAATAGTGGCGTTCTGAGTGTGTGCACAGCCTTCTTGTCAGGTGAACCTGCCACAAGGTTGCGTTCTCAGGAGCTACAGCAGCTCATTGCTGCACTCCTTGAATTTATGGCTGTTTGCAAGCGTGCAATTCGAGTACACTTCAGATTGATTGGAGAAGAAGACCAGGATTTCCACACACAACTAGTGAATGGATTTCAGTCTCTCACAGCAGAGCTATCTCATTACATCCCTGCGATTCTCTCAGAACTCTGA